A window from Ovis canadensis isolate MfBH-ARS-UI-01 breed Bighorn chromosome 26, ARS-UI_OviCan_v2, whole genome shotgun sequence encodes these proteins:
- the LOC138430850 gene encoding beta-defensin 33-like, with translation MRLLYLLFLLLICLIQTISGKGKKKNLECEKMGGACRYQNTHGCVILPGECRSRKKHCCRL, from the exons ATGAGGCTCCTGTACCTTCTCTTCCTCTTACTCATATGTCTTATCCAGACGATATCAG ggaaaggaaaaaagaaaaaccttgaaTGTGAGAAAATGGGTGGTGCCTGCAGGTACCAGAACACCCATGGGTGTGTCATCCTGCCTGGAGAGTGCCGGAGTCGGAAGAAACACTGCTGCAGACTCTAG